The DNA sequence TGATAACGGCAAAGATCTCCAAATTTTCAACATTGTTTGCTACCCTTGCGCTCTTTTAACGGCTGCCATCTCTGGAGTTATATATGGCCCTTCAAACCTTTATCGACAGGCTGAACAGTTCACCCCAATTCATTGAATTTGGCGACACAATGGCGGTAATTGACAGTCTGTACCTCTTTACCCCAACTGCCTTTCAAAACGGCGAATTGCACAACGCGGCAGATCAAAACAATGGTTCCTGCAAGCTGTTTGCATTTGCGCGTGCCCAGAATCTGAGCGAAGAACAGACTCTGGCTTGCTTCGGTGCCTTTTATCGCGATGATGTACTCAAAGATCCCGATGGCAGCTCCCACCAGAATATTCGCAACTTTATGCGCAGCGGCTGGGCAGGGGTTCAATTTGAGGGTGAGCCGTTGGCGGAGAAATAATCTTTTTCTGGGATTTATTTCAAGTGTGCCACAGTGCGTTTTTGCATTTGTGGCTCGCTGGTCCAGTATCGGGAATAAATAGTCTCGGTGTCCTTTGCAATTAGTCTCATCAAGAAGTGTTCGATCTTTAATCCTTTAATGGGATTATGCCGATAAAACTTATCACGGATTTTCTTCATTCTTAGTCTTAAAGTTGATCTCCCTATCGATAACCGGTCAATAAATCTGACCCCGGAGATCTGGCTTTTCAGTGTTGGTGTCAACTATCTGCCCCTCTGAGTTTCTTCGTTTTTTTAATTTCAAAACCTTCAAGCACAAGCTGGGGGTTTATTCTATTTGTTTCTGAAGCCTTCGTGATTCCTGGCTTGGTACACCCTTGTACACACCTTGTGGAGCAGTAATCCAGTTAGGCTTGCTGTGTTGAGTGCCCTGATTCAACCCCACATACCTCAACCCTCCAGATGGAATCTAAACAGCGGGATTTGAATTGGCGAGGGGAGGATCTAATATTGATATCAGAGCTCCCTGCTAAAGGAATCAAACCGATGTTTGCCAACGAAAACGATATCGTCATCGAAGCTTGGAATACGGTACTCTTTGATAAATTTATGCGCTTCCGTCACATCCTTGTCGCGGGACTCTCCAGTCACAGTGATGAGTTATTGTCCCGCCAGATCCATCAGCCGGGTACGCGGGTGCTTGACGTGGGCTGCGGTTTTGGCGATAGCACTCTGCGCCTAGCCAATATCGTTGGGCCGGAAGGTGAAGCTGTGGGCGTTGACTGCGCAGAGAATTTTGTAAATGTAGCCAAAAACGACGCCCGTGATGGGGGCACCGACAACGCGCGATTTTTCGTCGCCGATGTTGAGCGCGATGATTTGGGTGGCCCTTACGATAATGCGTTTGCCCGTTTTGGAACTATGTTTTTTATGATGCCCGGTGCTGCCATGCGCAATATTCGCCAGGCACTACGGCCCGGAGGGGAGTTTCATCAGATTGTCTGGCGTCAGCGCGAGGACAACCCCTGGGTGCACAAAGCTGAACTCTGTGTCCGCGAGATTGTTCCTGTTGTGGATCACAAAGATACAGATGCTGTTCATTGTGGCCCGGGACCATTTTCCATGGCAGGACCGGATATGGTGAGCGCCATGTTGAAGTCGGCAGGCTATGATCGGATCAATTTTGAACGATTTGACAGTGATATTTGTATAGGCAGAACCCTAGACGAGGCAGTTGACTTTGCTGTGGCGCTGGGCCCTGCGGGAGAAATCATCCGTCTTGCTGGAGAGCAGGGAGAAAAACTACTACCGGAAGTTACTGCTGCCTTGCGTGAAACACTGGGAGAATTTGTTCGTGACGATGGTGTCTGGGCGCCATCAAGCACTTGGTTCATTCGTGCGCGCAATCCGGGGTGAAGGTGTGCATTTTTAATCTTAAGCTTTCTCCAATTAAAGAGGGCAGATCCCTTTAATTTTCGACTTGATAGGTATGTTGACATCACTTGGTGTCAAGAGCGTGTTTGCGCTCCTCTGTATATGCCCACCAAGGCTTGGCATCCTCACCATCCATAAAGCGAGTAATTGATATGAGCACATCAATTACACAAGGGTCATGTTTGCGCCCAGTCGTATTACAGAGTTCTTCGTACATTTGGTAAGGGTCACGTCCCACAAGATCTTGTGGACTCGTGATGCCAAGCAATTGCAAATCAGAAGCACCGGCCTTGCCAATATTGGGGAGGTCAGTCAACTTTGTCGTTTTGCTGCGATCAACTTTTGTTGGATTCATGTTTGCCTGTCCAGTGGAGACGTGTCTTTTTGCGGCTAAACGAAGCTGCTTACCTTTTTCTGCAGCCTCAACGCAGAGCGCACCGGCGGCCCTATGTGACGACGCTCCCGAATGCGAATACCACGAGCCGGGCATCTGTTTCGGCATCCACAGTCAGCGGCGATGACGAGATCATCAGCGGATGATGCTCATCCAGCTGGGTATCATCAATTCGCACACTTCCTTGAATTAGCAGCACGCCATAGGTTTTTGCGTCGGGATCTGCTGCCTGCTGCCAGTTCTGGCCGCTAAAGAGCGCCATGCCATGGGCGGTTTTCATGACACCGGGACGAACGAAAAGATTGAAATCATCCACATAAGGTGAGTGCAATTCGGCGTGAACCTTATCTCCGCCATCAAAATGCCAGCCTTCATGGGCCGCAGATAAGCAAAAGATTTCGCCTCTGTGGGTTATTGTCAACTCGCCGTTTAAGATCAGTAGCAAGCGCTGGTAACCGCTGAAATCGCTGAAAGCGCCGGATTGTTCGACCCGCGCACAGCTGATCCTGACATCGAAGTCCCGCGCCGCAAGGGTACTCCCCTGGGGGCCAATAAGCAGTTCTGTGGTGGTGCCGCCATCCCAGCGATTGTGAAGAAAGCGAGTAGCCGCGATTAAGTGGCTTGGCATGGAATGGCGTCTTCAGAAGGTTCAGATAAATTTTTGTGCATACCGTAGCCCCTGCTTTTTAACGCCTCGGTTAGCGGCGAAGCACGCAGTGCTGAGTCCAGCCTAAGGCGTGCTACACCGACTTGTTAGGGCTGGCATTCCTGCCAACATAGTAAGTAGCGATTATACCGATAAGTGCCATTACTACTGTTAGAGTTACAAATCCTATGGATGGATAAACTTCCCACCACCCCAAGACAAAGTATTTATATATTGGTGGAACAACCACTCCAAATAAAAATCCAATCAACCCCACCTTGATTAGAAGGAGTGATTTCCCCCAGAAGGGCAGCGTTAATGTCCCAACCCACAATAGCATATATAAGCACGCTGAAATTAGGTTCAACGTAAAGCCAAATGGGTACTCAAGCATCAATGATAGATTGCCATCATCGTGTACGAAATGACCCATTGAAGCTTCTAAATATCTGGCATCTCTATCTCCAGATAGTAATAGAAAAATTACCATATAGAGAACAAGTAAAATTCCCTTCATTGTCCTAACTTTTGTATATCGCGCATGCGCGATTTGCCTAATAAGCTTGTTTCTCATTAGTCGGTAACTTATTGCTGGGAAAGGGTTTATCAGAAGTTACGAAGAATCCTTTCCTGTGCATGTGAGTTTTCCTGCGAACAAAGATAGCGAGGTCTCGATATTTTTGGAAGCCTGCTTTTAACGCGTTGACTTAAAAGAACTTATTTTTTCCGGCTGCCGAGAAGTCGCGCATACACCCAAAACAAAGCGAGCAAATTTCTCACCCACCGGCACCTGCCTGCCATTGGGTCAAGTACCACCGCAAAGATGGGCGCACATGAAGCTGAGTTATTCCTGAGTTATCTAAGTGAAAGGTGTTATTGATCAAGTGGCTCCGGCTGGTCAATAAACACCATCCCATTGCGCACTTCGCTTTCCACAGAATCCAGATACTCACCACTGCACGGCCCTGCAACACAAAGCCCGGTATCCGGTTGAAAGATGGCGGCATGAATGGCGCACTGGATGTATTTTCTGTCGAGGTCGAAAAACTGGTCAGGTTGCCAGTTGAGGGGCATGCCGGTGTGGGGGCAGCTGTTGCGGTAGACGTGTATCTGGTCGCCACTGCGTACGGCAAACAGCGGTTCGCCGTTGGGGTAGAACTCTTTGCTGCCGCCGTCGGGGATATCGTTCAGGTGGCAGAGTTGTATGGTGGCGGAAGTGGATGTCATGGCTGATGGGTTACCTGTGTGGTTTGGAGATGCTTTGTTGCTTCGCGCCTCAGCATGACAGTGTAAAGCATACTTCGGCGCTTGGCGCCGAAGTATGTGGGGTGTGTGATTACTGAATGCCAGCCGGGCTGTTGCGCAGGGCTTCGATGCGTTTTTCCAGCGGCGGGTGGCTCAGGAACAGTTTGCTCATGGTTTCTTTAAAGCCACCGGAAATACCAAACGCAGTCATGGTGTCCGGCATCTGGTTGGGTACATGGGCGTTGGTCTCTTCCTGCAGGCGTTGCAGGGCGCTGATCATCGCTCCGCGCCCAGCCAGGTGGGCACCGGCGGCGTCGGCGCGAAATTCACGCCAGCGGGAGAATTTAAATACGATGATCGAGGCGAGAATGCCCAGCACGATTTCGGCAACGATGGTGACGATCCAGTAACCCATGCCGTGGCCTTCTTCGTTTTTAAATACCACGCGATCCACCATGGTTCCGATAATGCGGGCGAAGAACATTACAAAGGTGTTCACCACGCCCTGAATCAGTGACAGGGTGATCATGTCGCCGTTGGCAACGTGGCCAATTTCGTGAGCGAGTACGGCGCGAATTTCGTCTTTGTTGAAACGGTTCAGCAAGCCTGCGCTCACTGCCACCAGTGCGCTGTTTTTATTCCAGCCGGTGGCAAAGGCATTGGATTGCTGAGCTGGGAAGATGCCCACTTCCGGCATGCCGATGCCGGCTTTTTTCGCCAGATCGGCAACGGTGTCTACCAGCCAGCGTTCGTCAGCGCTTCTCGGCTGGTCGATGATCTGGGTGCGGGTGGACATTTTCGCCATCCACTTGGAGATCAACAGTGAGATGAACGAGCCGCCAAAACCGAACACTGCACAGAAGATCAGCAGGCTGTTCAGGTTCAGCCCGTAGGGTGCATTAGCGTCCAGATAATGATCCACACCTAACAGGCGCAGGGTGAAACTGGCGACGATAATCACCGCCAGGTTAGTCAGCAGAAAAAGGCCGACACGTAACATACTTCCCTCCAAAGGATACTCAAATGTTTTCTAACCCCTTAAGATGTGGCCGGAAGCAAAAAATTCAACTGTCAGCCGAATAAAAAATACCCGGTCTGACGGCGACAAAAGGGAAGTGAAATGGCAGGTGCTGATTCCGTTAAAAGTATCTTTTACGCGCTGTTTGCCAACAGTGCGATTGCAGTAGCGAAAGGGGTTGGGGCCTGGTTTACCGGCTCCGGGGCAATGTTGGCGGAGGCGGTTCACTCGCTGGCCGACTGCACCAACCAGGCTCTGTTGCTGCTTGGTATCAAACGGGCCAAGCGGCCACCGTCGCCGGACTACCCGCTGGGTACGGGCAAAGAGATCTACTTCTGGTCATTTATCGTCGCGCTGCTGCTGTTCAGCGTCGGCGGGCTGTTTTCCATCTATGAAGGTGTTCACAAGCTGCACGAACCGGAACCGCTGAGTTATCCGTGGGTGGCGATCGGCATTCTGTCGTTTGCGGTCGTGGCGGAGGGGCTGTCGTTGCTGGGGTGTATGCGCGAGGTGGACAAAGTGCGCGGCAAGCGCAGCTACTGGGGCTGGTTTCGGGCCACTCGACAGAGTGATCTGATGGTGATTTTTGGCGAGGACCTGGCTGCACTGGTGGGGTTGGTATTGGCGCTGATTGCGGTCGTAGCCAGTATGATAACCGGCAACCCCATGTACGACGCCTGCGGCAGTATCGCCATCGGTGTGCTGCTGGTATTGATTGCGATTCTGATTGGCCGCGAGGTGAAAGCCCTGCTGGTTGGCGAAGGAGTCGACCCGGCAGTTAAGGCTGAAATGCGCCAGTGGCTGAGTGATCGATCAGAGGTAGATGAGGTCTATAACTTGCTGACATTGCAAATGGGTAATGATGTAATGGTGGCAGTAAAAGCAAGGATGGCGTCGGCAGGTACTGCGCAGGGGTTGGTGGCTGATATCAATCGCTGCGAAGTGGCTTTTCGGCAGGCGTTCCCCCAAATTCAATGGCTCTTCTTTGAGCCAGATTGCAAGGATTAAGCAGATGAAAGTAGTTCTATCGTTACTGTTTTTGGCATTGGCTGGCTGTGCCACGTTGTCACCGAATTTCACTGAACCCGAGGCTCGTCTGGTCTCTTTTGCGCCAATTCCGGGGCAGGGTTTGGAGCAGCGTTTCAAGCTGGGCATTCGCATTATCAACCCCAATACCCAGCCACTTCATTTGCAAGGTATGTCTTACGCGCTACAGCTGAACGGTCACAAAGTGGTGAGCGGGGTGAATGGTAATGCCCGCGAGGTACCAGCGTTTGGGGAAGAGGTAATTAATATGGAAGTGGGTGCCAGCCTGTTTGGCGGTGCGCGCTTTATTTTCGATATGGTTCAGAACAATGATGGCAAGGTGGCATATACCCTGCAGACCAAGTTGAGCGTGAATCAGTTTTTGCCACCGATTACTCTGGAGGAGAAGGGCGAGTTGGCGTTTGCGCAGTAGTTTTTCCTACAGTCCAGTAGGGTGCGCTGTACGCACCTGAAATAAGTAGAGCGGTGCGCACGGCGCACCCTACAAGTCGTCATTCCCGCGAAAGCGGGAATCCAAATAAGTATTCAAGTCTATGTGGATTCCCGCTTTCGCGGGAATGACGATGATTGGTCTCCCGTCTTACCCTTTATCCAACAGCCTTACTTCACGTTGCGGGAACGGAATAGTCACGTTGTGGCGTTTCAATTCGGCATAGATGTCGTCGTTGATTGCCATGCGGGTTTGGTGGAATTTGTCGGTAGGCACCCAGTAGCGCAGGCCGATATTGATGCTGCTGTCACCAAATTCGTCGATACCGATTTTCAGGGCGCGGTTGGTGGCGCCGTGTTTTTCAATCACCTCGGTAATGATCCGTTTTACCAGTTCAATATCTGAGCTGTAGGCAACGCCGATTCTGGCGTCCACCAGTTTTTCCTCGCCGGAGTTGTGCAATATTTCGCCGACGATATGACGATTGGGAACCAGGATGGTGACTTCGTCTTCATCCTCCAGCACGGTATATGCCAGCCGAACCTCTTTTACCAATCCGGTCACGCCCTGCACGGTGATGGTGTCACCCACCACGAACAGTCGTGTGATGATGATATTGAGCCCAGAACCATAATTGGACAGCAGGCCTTGAACGGCTAAACCGGCACCCAGTGAAATTGCACCGACTGCGGCGATAAAGGGGGTGATGCTGATGCCCAGCTTTTGGAGGCAGACAATCCCTACGCCGATCATGATGATGGCTTTCACTACACTGGCGATAAAGTGAGACAGGGTAACGTCGAGATTTTTGCGCAAACACAGGTTGTCGACCGCTTTGGCAACGCGCCCGGCAATCCACAAGCCGACCAGCAGAATGATGATGGCACCGATAATCTGCACACTGTACTCGGCAAAAAACTCCGTCATGGTGTTATAAAACACCTGTATTTGTTCGAGTTCCTGATCCATGCTCGCTCCAATCGGCAAAATTTAAGTAATTCGAAAGGTTAGAATAACAAAGTCAATTTGGTTAATCTGGTGCCATGAGCGAAATCAGTATCGAAATTATCACCGGCCAGACCCAGCGCCATCTGGCGAGACTGCCCGGCGAAGCGCAACAGCTGCACTCGGAAATGCTGCCCAGCCTGATGGCGTTGCAGCAGCGAGCAGCTCAGTGCGGTTTTACCCTGGCGGTGGCTAGTGGTTTTCGCAGTTTTGATCGCCAGTTGGCGATCTGGAACGCCAAGGCGCGTGGCGAGCGGCCGGTTCTGGATTACGACGGTAACCCCTTGAATGTGGAAAAGATGTCTCCGCTGGAGTTGGTCCATGCCATTATGCGTTGGTCGGCCCTGCCGGGAGCTTCCCGTCACCACTGGGGCAGTGATTTTGATGTGTGGGATAGAGCCGCAGTAGCTGAGGATTATCAACTTCAGCTGGTACCCGAGGAGTATCAGGACGGCGGCCCATTTGCACCGATGAGTCGGTGGCTGGATGAGCAGATGCAGGACGAGAGGTTTGAGTTCTTTCGCCCTTATCGACTTGATCGCGGCGGCATAGCACCGGAGCCCTGGCATTTGAGTTACCGTCCACTGGCCCGGCAATTTGATTCGGTACTTACTCCGGCTTTGTTGGTCAAAGTACTGACTCCGGTGGAGATGGCGCTGAAAGAGACAGTGTTGGACAATATCGACTTTCTCTTTGAGCGTTATATTCAAAATATTTGTGATAGTGTTGAGAGCTGAATTGACGTGATTCACCTCGGGAGCAATTGAGAGCGTGCCAGACTTTAAGGAAAGGGCGGATGCCGCCAAACAGGCTGTAACCGAAAGTTCGCAAGCCGCGCGCCAGGCGATGCGTGAGCGCGCCGAGCAGGCGCGGGAAACCATGCAGCAGGCGCTGGAAAAGCTGGATCGTACCGGCTGGTTCAGACGCCGTGTTCTGGGTGCTACACGGTACTCCTTGCAGGGGCTTCGCGCCTGTTTCAAAAATGAAGAGGCATTTCGCACCGAAGTGTTTCTTGGGTTGGCATTACTGCCTGCGGCTTATTTCCTGTCCACGACACTTACTCAGTTTTTGTTGATGTTTGCGTCGCTGCTGCTGATTCTGATTACCGAGCTTCTCAACTCAGCCATTGAAGCGGCTGTGGATCGCACCGGTACCGATTTTGACGAGTTTGCCAAACACGCCAAAGACCTAGGCTCCGCCGCCGTGTTTATGGCACTGCTGCTGTTTGCAGTTGTGTGGGGTAGTGTGATCTGGTTGCGGTTTTGGGGCTAGAACCTCATTTCAATAAAGTGAAATGGGTTAGGCTCGTCTGCTGTCATGAATAAAAATAGAGGGGGTAACCGGTATGTCTGACCAGTTATTCGAGATCGTTTTTCGAGGGGATATTGCCCCCGGAGCAAATTTCGCGGAAGTACGCCAGCGACTTGGTGAACTGTTCAAGGCCGATGAGCAACAGCTTGAGAGGCTGTTTAGTGGCCGTCCGTCAGTGATCCGGCGGAGTCTGGATTCAGCTACTGCAGAGCGTTACCAAAACGCCATTCAACAGACGGGGGCGTTGGTGCAGATTCGCGCCAGCAAACCGGAGATGCCAGCTCAAAAACCAGTTGAGGCTGCTTCTTCAGCAGAACCAGTACCAAGTGAACAGGCAGCAGAAACAGACCCTGGCCCTGGTTGGGGGCTGGCTCCAGTTGGTGCTGATGTCCTCAATGACAATGAAAAGCGTCCGCAAGTGGATGCCAATGTGGATACCTCTGCGTTGAATCTGGCGCCAGAAGGTAGCGACGTGCTCAAACCGGAAGAGCGCAAACCCTATGAGGAGAGAGAGGTAGACACCTCCGGTTTAACTCTTGAGTAGCCTGTTTGGTTACAATAGTGGCTGTTAGCAGTACACCCCCGCATTCTGTTTTCATACATTGTGGGGTAAACGAGGTATTTCAGATGAGTGACGACGATTTCACTTCCTTCAGCGATCTGGTCGGAGAGGTAACTCCCCTAAAAACAGACAAAAAAACCGATCAACGCGCCCCCAAAGTTATCACGCCCGGCTTACTGGAGCGCCGCTCCGCTGCCCAGAAAGTGGTTTCAGTGGATCGCAACGGGTTGGCATCGGAAGAACACATACCACTGGTGAAACCTGGCGATCATTTGAGCTTCAAGCGCGACGGCGTTCAGCACGGGGTGTTCAAAAATCTTCGACTCGGCAAGTACCAGTTGGATGCCCGCCTCGATCTTCACCACCACAATGTTGAGCAGGCCCGTCGCGCGGTGTTTGAGTTTATTCGCGATTGTGTGGAGCTGGGCATTCGCTCGGCGATCATTACCCATGGCAAAGGGGAGATGCGGGATAAGCCGGCACTGCTCAAGAGCTGCGTGAATTACTGGCTCAAAGAACTGGAGCCGGTACTGGCCTTTCACAGTGCCCAGCCGCACC is a window from the Porticoccaceae bacterium LTM1 genome containing:
- a CDS encoding HopJ type III effector protein: MALQTFIDRLNSSPQFIEFGDTMAVIDSLYLFTPTAFQNGELHNAADQNNGSCKLFAFARAQNLSEEQTLACFGAFYRDDVLKDPDGSSHQNIRNFMRSGWAGVQFEGEPLAEK
- a CDS encoding class I SAM-dependent methyltransferase, which codes for MFANENDIVIEAWNTVLFDKFMRFRHILVAGLSSHSDELLSRQIHQPGTRVLDVGCGFGDSTLRLANIVGPEGEAVGVDCAENFVNVAKNDARDGGTDNARFFVADVERDDLGGPYDNAFARFGTMFFMMPGAAMRNIRQALRPGGEFHQIVWRQREDNPWVHKAELCVREIVPVVDHKDTDAVHCGPGPFSMAGPDMVSAMLKSAGYDRINFERFDSDICIGRTLDEAVDFAVALGPAGEIIRLAGEQGEKLLPEVTAALRETLGEFVRDDGVWAPSSTWFIRARNPG
- a CDS encoding helix-hairpin-helix domain-containing protein; this encodes MNPTKVDRSKTTKLTDLPNIGKAGASDLQLLGITSPQDLVGRDPYQMYEELCNTTGRKHDPCVIDVLISITRFMDGEDAKPWWAYTEERKHALDTK
- a CDS encoding HutD family protein, with product MPSHLIAATRFLHNRWDGGTTTELLIGPQGSTLAARDFDVRISCARVEQSGAFSDFSGYQRLLLILNGELTITHRGEIFCLSAAHEGWHFDGGDKVHAELHSPYVDDFNLFVRPGVMKTAHGMALFSGQNWQQAADPDAKTYGVLLIQGSVRIDDTQLDEHHPLMISSSPLTVDAETDARLVVFAFGSVVT
- a CDS encoding Rieske (2Fe-2S) protein, translating into MTSTSATIQLCHLNDIPDGGSKEFYPNGEPLFAVRSGDQIHVYRNSCPHTGMPLNWQPDQFFDLDRKYIQCAIHAAIFQPDTGLCVAGPCSGEYLDSVESEVRNGMVFIDQPEPLDQ
- the htpX gene encoding protease HtpX; protein product: MLRVGLFLLTNLAVIIVASFTLRLLGVDHYLDANAPYGLNLNSLLIFCAVFGFGGSFISLLISKWMAKMSTRTQIIDQPRSADERWLVDTVADLAKKAGIGMPEVGIFPAQQSNAFATGWNKNSALVAVSAGLLNRFNKDEIRAVLAHEIGHVANGDMITLSLIQGVVNTFVMFFARIIGTMVDRVVFKNEEGHGMGYWIVTIVAEIVLGILASIIVFKFSRWREFRADAAGAHLAGRGAMISALQRLQEETNAHVPNQMPDTMTAFGISGGFKETMSKLFLSHPPLEKRIEALRNSPAGIQ
- a CDS encoding cation diffusion facilitator family transporter, encoding MAGADSVKSIFYALFANSAIAVAKGVGAWFTGSGAMLAEAVHSLADCTNQALLLLGIKRAKRPPSPDYPLGTGKEIYFWSFIVALLLFSVGGLFSIYEGVHKLHEPEPLSYPWVAIGILSFAVVAEGLSLLGCMREVDKVRGKRSYWGWFRATRQSDLMVIFGEDLAALVGLVLALIAVVASMITGNPMYDACGSIAIGVLLVLIAILIGREVKALLVGEGVDPAVKAEMRQWLSDRSEVDEVYNLLTLQMGNDVMVAVKARMASAGTAQGLVADINRCEVAFRQAFPQIQWLFFEPDCKD
- a CDS encoding LEA type 2 family protein, which codes for MKVVLSLLFLALAGCATLSPNFTEPEARLVSFAPIPGQGLEQRFKLGIRIINPNTQPLHLQGMSYALQLNGHKVVSGVNGNAREVPAFGEEVINMEVGASLFGGARFIFDMVQNNDGKVAYTLQTKLSVNQFLPPITLEEKGELAFAQ
- a CDS encoding mechanosensitive ion channel; amino-acid sequence: MDQELEQIQVFYNTMTEFFAEYSVQIIGAIIILLVGLWIAGRVAKAVDNLCLRKNLDVTLSHFIASVVKAIIMIGVGIVCLQKLGISITPFIAAVGAISLGAGLAVQGLLSNYGSGLNIIITRLFVVGDTITVQGVTGLVKEVRLAYTVLEDEDEVTILVPNRHIVGEILHNSGEEKLVDARIGVAYSSDIELVKRIITEVIEKHGATNRALKIGIDEFGDSSINIGLRYWVPTDKFHQTRMAINDDIYAELKRHNVTIPFPQREVRLLDKG
- a CDS encoding M15 family metallopeptidase — encoded protein: MSEISIEIITGQTQRHLARLPGEAQQLHSEMLPSLMALQQRAAQCGFTLAVASGFRSFDRQLAIWNAKARGERPVLDYDGNPLNVEKMSPLELVHAIMRWSALPGASRHHWGSDFDVWDRAAVAEDYQLQLVPEEYQDGGPFAPMSRWLDEQMQDERFEFFRPYRLDRGGIAPEPWHLSYRPLARQFDSVLTPALLVKVLTPVEMALKETVLDNIDFLFERYIQNICDSVES
- a CDS encoding diacylglycerol kinase is translated as MPDFKERADAAKQAVTESSQAARQAMRERAEQARETMQQALEKLDRTGWFRRRVLGATRYSLQGLRACFKNEEAFRTEVFLGLALLPAAYFLSTTLTQFLLMFASLLLILITELLNSAIEAAVDRTGTDFDEFAKHAKDLGSAAVFMALLLFAVVWGSVIWLRFWG
- the smrA gene encoding DNA endonuclease SmrA, with the protein product MSDDDFTSFSDLVGEVTPLKTDKKTDQRAPKVITPGLLERRSAAQKVVSVDRNGLASEEHIPLVKPGDHLSFKRDGVQHGVFKNLRLGKYQLDARLDLHHHNVEQARRAVFEFIRDCVELGIRSAIITHGKGEMRDKPALLKSCVNYWLKELEPVLAFHSAQPHHGGSGATYVMLRKSADQKDQNREQHQTKRKGIHTP